A portion of the Lolium rigidum isolate FL_2022 chromosome 1, APGP_CSIRO_Lrig_0.1, whole genome shotgun sequence genome contains these proteins:
- the LOC124677027 gene encoding beta-1,2-xylosyltransferase XYXT1-like yields MKMVRAEAKAARNANRSSAWKSNYVAYLLLGSVFVLLYLMVSTQFSYSQKALLELDRPTVDSAETTLPKHGRNHPRQEDVIRTMEDFNREEEVAKAHTEQRRQEKQGESEQQWAQKNSIEEQSGHEMKSHNWEEKQQSEKEESLEESKQFGGGTDDYNNVADAKPICDTSFGKYDVCELAGDTRAQGGPGATVTLVSPRAPPKEWQIKPYSRKYLDGLKAVTVKSVPNPEKAPQCTTRLNIPAMVIELGGLTGNYWHDFTDVLVPLFIGARRFNGEVQLLVVNLLPFWVDRYKKIFRKISRHEIVDFENDDVVRCYPHVVVGYGSRKEFTIDPSLDETGGGYTMVDFTKFLRSAYSLPRHRPIKLGEVRPAGGRRRRPRMIILERTNSRKILNLAEVIAAAEAVGFKVIVAGRPRASYDAFTREMNSFDVMVGVHGAGLTNCVFLPTGAVLLQIVPYGRLEEIARTDFGNPARDMGLRYIEYSVAAEESSLMNVFGKEHPIIKDPAAVHMSGWGNVAEWYLAKQDVRINVERFKPSLLQALKQLQ; encoded by the exons ATGAAGATGGTGCGAGCGGAGGCAAAGGCGGCGAGAAACGCAAATCGATCGTCGGCGTGGAAGAGCAACTATGTTGCATATCTGCTACTCGGCTCCGTTTTCGTGCTCCTCTACCTGATGGTATCGACGCAGTTCAGCTACAGCCAAAAAG CCTTGTTGGAGTTGGACCGACCGACGGTCGATTCAGCTGAAACAACTCTTCCAAAGCATGGAAGGAATCATCCACGGCAAG AAGATGTGATCAGAACAATGGAAGACTTCAAcagggaggaggaggtggccaaGGCGCACACGGAACAACGGCGTCAAG AGAAACAGGGCGAAAGCGAGCAGCAATGGGCACAGAAGAACTCCATAGAGGAACAATCAG GCCACGAAATGAAATCTCACAATTGGGAGGAGAAGCAACAATCCGAGAAAGAGGAGTCCCTTGAAGAATCAAAGCAATTCG GAGGAGGAACGGACGACTACAACAATGTCGCCGACGCCAAGCCGATCTGCGACACGTCGTTCGGCAAGTACGACGTCTGCGAGCTGGCCGGCGACACGCGAGCTCAGGGAGGCCCCGGCGCCACCGTCACGCTCGTCTCGCCGCGCGCTCCGCCGAAGGAGTGGCAGATCAAGCCTTACTCCCGCAAGTACCTCGACGGGCTGAAGGCTGTCACGGTGAAGTCCGTCCCCAACCCCGAGAAAGCCCCGCAGTGCACGACGCGGCTCAACATCCCGGCGATGGTGATCGAGCTCGGCGGGCTCACCGGCAACTACTGGCACGACTTCACCGACGTCCTCGTCCCGCTCTTCATCGGCGCGCGCCGCTTCAACGGGGAGGTCCAGCTGCTCGTCGTCAACCTGCTGCCGTTCTGGGTGGACAGGTACAAGAAGATCTTCCGCAAGATCTCGCGCCACGAGATCGTGGACTTCGAGAACGACGACGTGGTCCGGTGTTACCCGCACGTCGTCGTCGGCTACGGCAGCCGGAAGGAGTTCACCATCGACCCATCCCTGGACGAAACCGGCGGCGGTTACACCATGGTCGACTTCACCAAGTTCCTGAGGAGCGCTTACTCGCTGCCGCGTCACCGGCCGATCAAGCTCGGTGAGGTTCGTCCGGCCGGCGGGCGTCGTCGGCGTCCTCGAATGATCATCCTGGAGAGGACAAACAGCCGGAAGATCCTGAACCTTGCGGAGGTCatcgcggcggcggaggccgtggGGTTCAAGGTGATCGTGGCTGGGCGTCCGAGGGCCAGCTACGACGCGTTCACGCGGGAGATGAACTCCTTCGACGTCATGGTCGGCGTGCACGGCGCCGGGCTGACCAACTGCGTGTTCCTGCCAACGGGGGCCGTGCTCCTGCAGATCGTGCCGTACGGCCGGCTGGAGGAGATCGCCCGGACAGACTTCGGCAACCCGGCCCGCGACATGGGGCTCCGGTACATCGAGTACAGCGTCGCGGCGGAGGAGAGCTCGCTGATGAACGTGTTCGGGAAGGAGCACCCCATCATCAAGGACCCCGCCGCCGTCCACATGAGCGGGTGGGGGAACGTGGCGGAGTGGTACCTCGCCAAGCAGGACGTACGGATCAACGTAGAGAGGTTTAAGCCTTCTCTGCTGCAGGCATTGAAGCAGTTGCAGTAG